One Ranitomeya imitator isolate aRanImi1 chromosome 1, aRanImi1.pri, whole genome shotgun sequence DNA window includes the following coding sequences:
- the LOC138675264 gene encoding annexin A1-like, which produces MSFMQQFLANANFLEDGGHAPCTAEESGPSLQASSGYNPAQDAANLEKAIKAKGVDEGTIIDILTKRTSNERQQIKAAYQQQTGKPLDGAFKKALSSHLEEVVLGLMKTPAQFDAHCLKNAVKGLGTDESTLIEILVSRNNHELREINKVYKEEFKKDLAKDVASDTSGDFQKALLALIKGDRNESTAINEEQVDNDARALYDAGEKRKGTDVSAFINILTSRSIPHLCQVFKRYSRYSKNDMAKALDLELKGDIENCLISLVKCITCKPAYFAEKFYLAMKGSGTKHKDLIRLLVSRSEIDLKDVKTHYKRLYGKSLRQAIMEEKLKGDYETIVLALCGPDN; this is translated from the exons ATGTCTTTCATGCAACAATTCCTCGCTAATGCAAACTTCTTGGAAGATGGTGGACATGCCCCATGCACT GCTGAGGAGAGCGGACCATCTCTCCAAGCATCTTCTGGATACAATCCTGCTCAAGATGCAGCAAATTTAGAAAAAGCCATAAAAGCTAAag gtgttGATGAAGGAACAATCATTGACATCCTGACTAAGCGAACCAGCAATGAACGGCAGCAAATTAAAGCTGCTTATCAGCAACAAACAGGCAAG CCTTTAGATGGTGCTTTCAAAAAGGCCCTCTCAAGCCATCTGGAGGAAGTTGTTCTCGGACTAATGAAAACCCCAGCCCAATTTGATGCCCATTGTTTGAAGAATGCTGTGAAG GGCCTTGGAACAGATGAAAGTACCTTGATTGAAATTCTAGTATCACGGAACAATCATGAGCTCAGAGAAATAAACAAGGTTTACAAAGAAG AATTTAAAAAGGATCTTGCAAAAGATGTGGCCTCTGATACATCTGGAGACTTCCAGAAAGCTCTTCTGGCTCTTATCAAG GGGGACCGCAATGAAAGCACAGCTATAAATGAGGAGCAAGTTGACAATGATGCAAGG GCATTATATGACGCAGGAGAAAAACGAAAAGGAACAGACGTATCTGCGTTCATAAACATTCTAACTTCAAGGAGCATTCCACACCTCTGTCAAG TTTTCAAGAGATATTCCAGATACAGTAAGAATGATATGGCTAAGGCTCTCGATCTTGAGTTAAAAGGAGACATTGAAAACTGTCTGATCTCACTTG taaAATGTATAACATGCAAACCAGCTTATTTTGCTGAGAAATTCTACCTGGCAATGAAG GGTTCAGGAACCAAGCACAAGGATCTAATTAGGCTGCTGGTTTCTCGCTCTGAAATTGACCTTAAAGATGTCAAAACTCACTACAAAAGGCTGTATGGCAAATCCCTGCGCCAAGCTATTATG GAGGAAAAGCTGAAGGGAGACTATGAAACTATTGTCCTGGCATTGTGTGGACCTGACAACTAA